In Eriocheir sinensis breed Jianghai 21 unplaced genomic scaffold, ASM2467909v1 Scaffold518, whole genome shotgun sequence, one DNA window encodes the following:
- the LOC126992907 gene encoding uncharacterized protein LOC126992907 isoform X1, producing the protein MEGGEVGLRYPLDARDVPLRMASEHQEEVSCVRREQVSWRRRPVSCEVVLSVIHEEESVTLRQQRNHEHEGGREEHQQHSDRRGRSYSWCVSRKAEAAAILEAGRRDAELREEAERRDTLTRQDMGGETPAREEVERGDAALRDIEGGDASMDSQINRREENEDAAQGNQGRDTAETKDNTQSTEYDTIDRSNDTSRHSFHEISPPLHPDPHPDPPYPALHARTPSLTRRWSHNAQVTAQARGSAYPTLHTPHLTPGTHKRSWLRGRSYSLSNISTEDLDASQNTSLHNATHKRGVIRMNSVPDYASMLPAPDPPPAGTPQPKVLHKTKSMEQLLAKGGKYLQRALPSFARLSGLRRAKSDWNLHTLDDLQQGGGSPGPASRRNSNSLRHCDSLENVCDGPPFTEQLENGLGELAFQGLRFLSHSPEPLRYLEC; encoded by the exons ATGGAAGGAGGCGAGGTAGGTCTGCGCTACCCCTTGGATGCGAGAGACGTACCGTTAAGGATGGCGAGCGAGCACCAGGAGGAAGTGAGCTGCGTGAGGCGTGAGCAAGTGTCGTGGCGGCGGCGTCCAGTGTCGTGCGAGGTGGTGCTGAGCGTCATCCACGAGGAGGAATCGGTGACCCTGAGGCAGCAGAGGAACCACGAGCATGAAGGCGGCAGGGAAGAGCATCAGCAGCATAGCGATAGGCGGGGCCGCTCATACAGCTGGTGCGTGAGCCGGAAAGCGGAGGCGGCGGCTATTCTGGAGGCGGGGAGAAGAGACGCGGAGCTGAGGGAGGAAGCGGAGAGGAGAGATACACTAACTAGACAAGACATGGGAGGAGAGACACCggcgagggaagaggtggagagaggagatgCTGCACTGCGAGACATAGAGGGAGGAGATGCATCAATGGACTCTCAGATTAACAGacgcgaagaaaacgaagatgctGCACAGGGTAACCAAGGCAGAGACACAGCGGAGACGAAAGACAACACACAGAGTACAGAATATGATACAATCGACCGCAGTAATGACACTTCTCGACATTCCTTCCACGAGATATCACCACCATTGCACCCGGACCCGCATCCTGACCCTCCGTACCCAGccctgcacgcacgcacgcctTCCCTCACCCGCCGCTGGTCCCACAACGCCCAGGTGACGGCACAGGCGAGGGGCAGCGCATACCCTACCCTACACACACCGCACCttacgccgggcacacacaagcGATCGTGGCTGCGAGGACGGTCATACTCCCTTAGCAATATCAGCACAGAGGACTTGGATGCCTCACAAAACACCTCCCTGCACAACGCCACTCATAAAAGGGGCGTCATAAGAATGAACTCTGTCCCTGATTATGCCTCAATGCTCCCCGCGCCTGACCCTCCTCCCGCCGGCACTCCGCAGCCTAAAGTCCTCCACAAGACCAAGAGTATGGAGCAGCTGCTGGCCAAGGGCGGGAAGTACCTCCAGCGCGCTCTGCCCTCCTTCGCCCGCCTGAGTGGGCTGAGGAGGGCCAAGTCAGACTGGAACCTTCACACGCTAGATGACCTGCAG cagGGCGGCGGCAGCCCCGGGCCGGCCTCGCGGCGGAACAGCAACTCCCTGCGGCACTGCGACTCCCTGGAGAACGTGTGTGACGGGCCGCCCTTCACCGAGCAGTTGGAGAATGGACTTGGTGAGTTGGCCTTCCAAGGGTTACGTTTTCTCTCACACTCACCTGAGCCGCTGCGTTACCTGGAGTGCTGA